CCGCGCGAACGCCGTGAACGACGTCGTTCAGGCTGTGCGCAACGGCGAAGGCGACGAGTTCGTCGAGGTCAACGCAGAGGCGTAATCGAGCCCTGTGGCCGACAAAAAAGGGGGCTTTGCGAAAGGCCCCTTTTTTTTAGTCGGCGCGATGGTTGAACCAATCTTCGCCGTGGGCGCAGACGCCGGCGGCACGTATCAAACAGACTCAAGGAGCGAATGATGGCGGCAATTACCGCAAGCATGGTGGCAGAACTGCGCGCGAAGACCGATGCGCCGATGATGGAATGCAAAAAGGCGCTGACCGAAGCCGACGGCGACATGGCGCGCGCTGAAGAGCTGCTGCGCGTGAAGCTCGGCAACAAGGCGAGCAAGGCGGCATCGCGCGTGACGGCCGAAGGCATCGTGGTGGCGCACGTCGAAGGCGGCGTGGGCGCGCTCGTCGAGCTGAACTGCGAAACCGACTTCGTCGCGAAGAACGACGACTTCATGACGTTCGGCAAGGGCATCGCGGCGCTGGTCGCGAAGAGCAATCCGGCTGACGTGGCCGCGCTGTCGGCACTGCCTTACGAAAGCAACACGGTGGACGCCGTGCGTCTCGCGCTCGTCGGCAAGATCGGCGAGAACCTGTCGATCCGCCGCTTCGTGCGTTTCGAGACGTCGAACAAGCTCGCGTCATACCTCCACGGCACGCGCATCGGCGTGCTGGTCGAGTTCACGGGCGCGGACGAGCAAGTCGGCAAGGACGTCGCGATGCACGTGGCCGCGATGAAGCCGGTGTCGCTGTCGTCGGACGAAGTGCCGGCGGACCTGATCGCCAAGGAGCGCAGCATCGCCGAGCAGAAGGCCGCCGAGTCGGGCAAGCCGGCTGAGATCGTCGCGAAGATGGTCGACGGCAGCATCCAGAAGTATCTGAAGGAAGTGTCGCTGCTGAACCAGCCGTTCGTGAAGAACGACAAGCAGACCATCGAGCAGATGCTGAAGGCAGCCAACGCGTCGGTGCAGAAGTTCGCGCTGTTCGTCGTCGGCGAGGGCATCGAGAAGCGCCAGGACGACTTCGCAGCAGAAGTGGCGGCGCAAGTCGCGGCGGCCAAGCAGTCGTAAGCGGTATTCGCGGCGCCTGTGATCAAATGGCGCGGCGCCGCGTCGAAGCGACACCCGCGGCGGATCGCAGCACGCGTCTGCCGCAAGATTCAAGGCGTTCCGGTTCGCATCATGTGGCGGGCGCGGTAGGTTCGGGTTAACCCGTGCATGCCGCGCCCGTCAGTCCGATCCGGGCCGCTTGCGGTAATTATTGTTTCACCCCTACAGTTCTACGTTGTTGCAACCCTCCTCGGCGCGATCGGAACCTCATATGCCCACAGCCTACAAACGCGTACTCCTCAAACTCTCCGGCGAAGCCCTCATGGGCGACGATGCATTCGGCATCAATCGCGCAACAATCGAAAGGATGGTGGCGGACGTCGCTGAAGTGGTGCGGATGGGCACGCAACTGGCCGTCGTGATCGGCGGCGGCAACATCTTTCGCGGCGTCGCGGGCGGCGCGGCCGGCATGGACCGTGCGACGGCCGACTACATGGGCATGCTCGCCACGATGATGAACGCACTCGCGCTGCAGGACGCCATGCGCCACGCGGGCATCGAGGCGCGCGTGCAGTCGGCGCTGCGCATGGATCAGGTGGTCGAGCCGTATATCCGCCCGCGCGCCATTCGCCAGCTCGAAGAAGGCAAGGTCGTGATTTTCGCGGCCGGCACGGGCAATCCGTTCTTCACCACGGATACGGCCGCCGCGCTGCGCGGCTCGGAAGTCGGCGCCGAAGTGGTGTTGAAGGCGACGAAGGTCGATGGCGTATACTCCGCCGACCCGAAGAAGGACCCGAGCGCGACGCGCTACAGCACGATCAGCTTCGACGAGGCGATCGGCCGCAATCTGCAGGTGATGGACGCCACGGCTTTCGCCCTGTGCCGCGACCAGAAACTGCCGATCCGCGTGTTTTCGATCACCAAGGCCGGCGCGCTCAAGCGCATCGTGCAAGGCGACGACGAAGGGACGCTCGTCCACGTGTAAACTCTCGCGTAATCGGGCGCCGCGCGCACCCCGGCGTGAACCGCGCCGGGCGAGGGCGAAGCGGGCGCCCGCATCGCCAGTAAACCCAGGTTTTGGAGGTTCAAATGAGTGTGGCTGACATCAAAAAGGGCGTCGATCAGAAGATGCAGCGATCGATCGAAGCATTCAAGGCCGATCTCGCCAAGATCCGCACGGGCCGCGCGCACACCGGCCTGCTGGATCACATCCAGGTTGATTACTACGGCTCGAACGTGCCCATCTCGCAAGTGGCGAACATGACGCTCGTCGACGCCCGCACGATCGGCGTGCAGCCGTGGGAAAAGAAGATGGTCGCCGTCGTCGAAAAGGCGATCCGCGAATCGGATCTCGGCCTGAATCCGGCCACGCAAGGCGATCTGATCCGCGTGCCGATGCCCGCGCTCACCGAAGAGCGCCGCCGCGAACTCACGAAGGTCGTGAAGAGCGAAGGCGAAACGGCGAAGATCGCGGTGCGCAACCTGCGCCGCGACGCCAACGAGCAGCTGAAGAAGCTCGTCAAAGACAAGGAAATCTCGGAAGACGACGAGCGCCGCGCAAGCGACGACGTTCAGAAGCTCACCGACAAATTCGTGGCGGAAATCGACAAGCTCGTTCAGACGAAAGAAGCCGAAATCATGACGGTGTGAGGCCCTAACCGGTCCTGCCAGCCTCGGGTGACGAAAAACCCAGGCTGGCTTTTCATTTCCCGTCGATTACAAGATTCAGCGGCCATGACCTATACCAGCTCTACCGTTCGCGTGCCCGATGTCGCGGCTGTCCCGCGCCACGTCGCGATCATCATGGACGGCAACGGCCGTTGGGCGACCGAGCGGCGCCTGCCGCGTGTCGCCGGTCATACGCGCGGCGTCGATGCGGTTCGCGCGACCGTCGAAAGCTGCGCCAAGCGCGGCGTCGAATTCGTCACGCTGTTCGCGTTCAGTTCCGAAAACTGGCGTCGTCCGACGGAAGAAGTGTCGTTCCTCATGCGCCTGTTCGTGACCGCGCTGGAACGCGAAATCGGCAAGCTGCACGCCAACGGCATTCGCCTGCGCGTCGTCGGCGACATTGCGATGTTCGATGATCGCATCCGCGCGCTGATTCAGCGCGCCGAAACCAAGACCGCGCGCAACACGCGCCTCACGCTGACCATCGCGGCCAATTACGGCGGGCGCTGGGACATCATGCAGGCGACGAAGAAGCTCATCGCGCAATCGCTCGAACAGGGCACGCCCGCCCGCGTGGACGACGAGTCCTTCGCCGAGCATCTCGCCATGGCTTACGCGCCGGAGCCGGATCTCTTCATCCGCACGGGTGGCGAGCAGCGCATCAGCAATTTCCTGCTGTGGCAGCTCGCGTACACCGAGTTCTATTTCACCGACACTTACTGGCCCGATTTCGACGCCGATGCCCTCGACCGCGCGATCGCGTCATACGGCGGCCGTGAGCGCCGCTTCGGGCGCACCAGCGCGCAACTCGCGTCCCAATCGCAGAAGGCCGACACCCTTTCATGCTAAAGACCCGTGTCATCACGGCAATCGTGCTGCTGGCGGTTCTGGTGCCGGTCACGCTGTTCGCGCCGATCGGCGCATTCGGCGCGCTGATCGGTTTCGTCGTCGTGTTCGCCGCGTGGGAGTGGGGACGCCTGCTGAAGCTCAACGGAGCGGGGCCCGTGGCGTACGCGCTGGTCGCGGGGCTCGCACTCATTTTCAGCACTTACCTCGGCGTCGCGCCGAAGGCGCTCTTCCAGATGGCGGCGATTTTCTGGGTGCTCGCGGGACCGTACGCGCTGTTGCGCAAGCCGGTTCTCGCAGGCGGCGCGTGGCGCGCGTTCCTGCTTTTCGCCGGAATTATTGTCTTCGTCGGGTGCTGGCATGCGGTCGTCGCAGCGCGCACCGTCGGCGTCGCGTTCGTGCTATCGCTTCTCCTAGTCGTCTGGCTGGCTGACATAGGCGCATACTTCGCCGGAAAAGCATTGGGCCGCCACAAGCTCGCGCCGTCCATCAGCCCGGGCAAGACGTGGGAAGGCGCCATCGGCGGCTGGGCGGCCGTCATGGTGATCGGCTCGCTGGCGGCGGCCACCGGCGTCTATGCGCCGACCGTGTTCTCCGCTTTCGTCGGACATCTCGGCTGGGCGCGCGCGCTCGTCGCGCTCACCGTGCTGGTGGCGTTCAGCGTGGTCGGCGATTTGTTCGAATCGCTCCTGAAACGCCAGGCCGGCGTCAAGGACTCAAGCGGTCTGCTGCCGGGCCACGGCGGCGTGCTCGACCGCATCGATGCATTGTTGCCGGTATTGCCGATCGCATTGCTCATGCTCGGATAGATCGGCCAGAGAAGATTTCATGCAAAAACGTCTTACATTGCTCGGCTCCACGGGCTCGATCGGCGACAGCACGCTCGACGTCGTGGAGCGGCACCCGGACCGGTTCTCGGTCTACGCGCTCACCGCTCACCGTAACGGCGACAAACTGGTCGCGCAGTGCCTGCGTTTCCAGCCCGAAGTGGCGGTCGTGGGCGATGCCGAAACCGCCGCGCGCGTCGCCGCGGCGTTGCGCGCCGCCGGCAGCAAGACCGAAGTGACGTACGGCCCGGACGCGCTCGTCGACGTGGCGCGCGCCGCCCAGTGCGATACCGTGGTCGCGGCGATCGTCGGCGCGGCGGGCCTCGCGCCGACGCTGGCGGCCGCGCGCGCCGGCAAGCGCATTCTGCTGGCGAACAAGGAAGCGCTGGTCATGTCCGGCCAGATCTTCATGGACGCCGTGCGCGACAACGGCGCCGTGCTCTTGCCGGTCGACAGCGAGCACAACGCCGTGTTCCAGTGCCTGCCGCCTTGCGCGGACAGCGAGGCGCGCCTGCACGGCGGCGTGTCGAAGATTATTCTCACGGCGTCCGGCGGTCCGTTTCGCACGCGCGAGCCTTCGACGCTCGTGGACGTCACGCCCGACGAAGCCTGCAAGCATCCGAACTGGGCGATGGGCCGAAAGATCTCCGTCGATTCCGCGACGATGATGAACAAGGGCCTCGAAGTCATCGAAGCGCACTGGCTCTTCGATCTTCCGGGCTCGCGCATCGAAGTGCTGATTCACCCGCAAAGCGTGATTCACTCGATGGTGTCGTACGCCGACGGCTCCGTGCTCGCGCAACTCGGCAATCCGGACATGCGCACGCCGATCGCGCATGCGCTCGCGTTCCCGGATCGCGTCGAGTCGGGTGTCGCGCCGCTGGATCTCGCGCAGATCGCGTCGCTGACTTTCGAGAAGCCCGACTTCGCGCGCTTTCCGTGTCTCGCGCTCGCCATCGACGCGCTCGAAGCCGGCGGCATCGCGAGCGCGGCGTTGAACGCGGCGAACGAGATCGCGGTCGAAGCGTTTCTCGCGCGGCGCATCGGCTTCATGTCGATCGGCGGCGTGGTCGAGCGGGTGCTGAGCGCCTTGCCGAACACGAGCGCCGCATCGCTCGACGACGTGCTCGCCGCCGATGCCAGCGCGCGCCGTCTCGCGTCCCGTTTCGTCGCAGAGCTCACTGTGAGCGCGCCAGGCGCGGAACCCATCGCCCATTGAGGCCGTCATGAACTTCCTGACCGAAATCGTCGCCTTCGTCGTCGCGATTGGCGTGCTCGTCGTCGTCCACGAATTCGGTCACTACAGCGTCGCGCGACTATGCGGCGTCAAGGTGTTGCGGTTCTCGGTCGGCTTTGGCAAGCCGCTCGTGCGCTGGGTCAGCAAGAAGACCGGCGTCGAGTGGACGATCGCGGCGCTGCCGCTCGGCGGCTACGTGAAGATGCTCGACGAGCGCGAGACGGAAGACAGCATCCCGTCCGAGGACCTGCCGCGCGCATTCAACCGGCAGCCGGTCATCAAGCGCATCGCGATCGTCGCCGCCGGGCCGGTGGCGAACTTTCTGCTGGCAATTGCGCTTTTCTCCGCCGTGTTCGCGGGCGGCGTGACCGAACCGCAGGCAATCGTGTCGACGCCCGCACCCGCGACGGCCGCCGCACGCGCGGGCTTCGAGGGCGGCGAGAAGATCGTGTCGATGCGCGACGCGCAAGGTGGCCAAACGGAGCCGATCCGCTCGTGGTCCGACCTGCGCTGGAAGCTGCTCGACGCGTCGTTCGATCACCGGCGCGTCGTGCTGATGGCGAAGACGCACGACGGCACGTTCGACTTTCCGGTGAACGTCGCGGGCATCACGGACGCGGATGCCGAACAGGACTTCATGGACAAGCTCGGCTTCACGCCGGGCGGCGGCACGCTGACGGTCGCGGGCGTGGAGCCGGGCAGCGCGGCGCAGAAGAGCGGTCTCGTCGCCGGCGACCGGCTGCGCGCGATCGACGGCCGTCCCGTCGACAACGCGACGAGCTTCATCGACTACGTGAAGGCGCACGGCGGCAAGCCCGTGACGCTTCAGATCGAGCGCGGCGCGGGCAGCGATGCCAAGCGCGCCTCCGTCCAGATCGTGCCCGACGTGAAGCGCGATGCGGCGACGGGCAAGGACATCGGTCGCATCGGCGCGGCGCTCGCGAACCAGTTGCCGACCGTCGACGTGCGTTACGGTCCGCTCGAAAGCCTGCGGCTCGGCGTCAATCGGACCTGGGACATCAGCGTGTATTCGCTGCGCATGTTCGGCCGCATGATCGTCGGGCAGGCGTCGCTGAAAAACCTGTCCGGTCCGGTCACCATCGCGGATTACGCGGGCAAGAGCGCGCGGCTCGGTTTGACCGCGTTCGTGTCTTTCCTGGCGCTCGTCAGCATCAGCCTGGGTGTGTTGAACTTGTTACCGATTCCGGTTCTGGACGGTGGGCATCTGTTATATTATTTGGTTGAAGCCGTTACCGGCAAAGCCGTGTCCGATCGCTGGCAGCTGGTTCTGCAGCGGGCGGGGCTGGTCTGCATCGTCGCTCTGTCGATGATCGCGCTCTTCAACGACCTGACTCGCCTGATCCGTTTCTGATCCACTTTGATAATGTCTGGCGGCGCTCGAGAAGCGACCGCCGGAACGAATGCAGCTTTAAATACTGGGGAAGCACGTTGTTCAAACCTCATCGCTTTGTTCCTAAGTCGGCTGTGGCCGCGGCGCTCGCCGCAACGGGCATGGCGGCACACGCCACCACGCCGTTCGTCGTGCAGGATATCCGGATCGAAGGTCTTCAACGCATCGAGCCGGGCTCCGTATTCGCTTATCTGCCGATCAAGCAAGGCGACACATTCACCGACGACAAGGCCTCCGAAGCGATCCGCGCGCTGTATGCAACCGGCTTCTTCAACGACGTACAAATCGCAACCGAAGGCAATGTGGTGGTCGTGCAGGTGCAGGAGCGGCCGGCCATTTCGAACATCGAATTCAGCGGTCTGCACGAGTTCGACAAGGACACCATCACCAAGGCGCTGCGCTCGGTCGGTCTGTCGCAGGGCCGCTCTTACGACAAGTCGCTGCTCGACAAGGCCGAGCAGGAACTGAAGCGCCAATACCTGACGCGCGGCTACTACGCGGCCGAAGTCACCACCACGGTGACGCCGGTGGACCGCAACCGCGTGTCGATCCTCTTCTCGGTGGCCGAAGGTCCGAGCGCGAAGATCCGCCAGATCAACTTCGTCGGCAACAAGGCAGTCAGCAGCGGCACGTTGCTGAGCGAAATGCAGCTGTCCACGCCGAACTGGTTCTCGTGGTACACGAAGAGCGACCTGTACGCGAAGGAAAAGCTGACGGGCGACCTCGAGAACGTGCGTTCGTACTACCTGAACCACGGCTACCTCGAATTCAGCATCGACTCCACGCAGGTGTCGATCTCGCCCGACAAGAAGGACATGTACCTGACCATCGCGGTGCATGAGGGCGAGCCGTACAAGATCGCGAGCGTCAAGCTCGCCGGCAATCTGCTCGACCGCGAAGCGGAGCTGAACAAGCTCATCACCGTCAAGCCGGGCCAGCTGTTCTCGGCTGAGAAACTGCAGGCGACGACCAAGGCGATCGTCGACAAGCTCGGCCAGTACGGCTACGCGTTCGCGCAGGTCAATGCGCAGCCGGAAATCGATCAGGCGCATCACACGGTCGCGCTCACGCTGCAAGTGGATCCGAGCCGCCGCGTCTATGTGCGCCGGGTGAATATCGTCGGCAACACGCGCACGCGCGACGAAGTGGTGCGCCGCGAAATGCGCCAGCTCGAAAGCTCGTGGTTCGATTCGAGCCGTCTCGCGCTGTCGAAGGACCGCGTGAATCGTCTCGGCTACTTCACCGACGTGGACGTCACCACGACGCCGGTGGAAGGCACGAACGACCAGGTGGATGTCGACGTCAAGGTGGCCGAAAAGCCGACCGGCGCGATCACGCTGGGCGCGGGCTTCTCGTCGACGGACAAGGTGGTGCTGTCGGCGGGCGTGTCGCAGGACAACGTGTTCGGTTCGGGCACGAGCCTTTCCGTCAACGTGAACACGGCCAAGACGTATCGCACGCTCACGGTCACGCAGGTCGATCCGTACTTCACCATCGACGGCATCAAGCGCATCACCGACGCGTACTACCGCACGTATCAGCCGCTGTACTACTCGACGGATTCGAGCTTCAAGATCGTGACGATGGGCGCGGACACGAAGTTCGGCATTCCGTTCTCGGAGCAGGACACGGTGTTCTTCGGCGTCGGCGCCGAGCAGAACACGATGGACGTGGACTCGTCCACGCCGCAGTCGTACAAGAACTACGTCGCCGAGTTCGGCCGCGTGGTCAACAACTTCCCGCTCACGGTCGGCTGGTCGCGCGACAATCGCGACAGCGCGCTCGTGCCGAGCCGCGGCTACTACATCCAGTCGAACGCGGAATACGGCACGCCGCTCGGCAACACCACGTACGCGAAGTTCGACGCGCAGTTCCAGTACTACTACTCGTTCGCTCGCGGCTTCGTGCTCGGCTTCAACCTGCAAGGCGGTTACGGCAAGGGTCTCGACGGTCAGACGTTCCCGATCTTCAAGAACTACTACGCGGGCGGTATCGGTTCGGTGCGCGGCTACTCGCCGAGCTCGCTGGGTCCGCGCGACGCCACCACGAACGATCCGATCGGCGGCTCGCGCATGGCGGTCGGCAATATCGAACTGACGTTCCCGCTGCCGGGCACCGGCTACGACCGCACGCTGCGCGTGTTCACGTTCCTCGACGCCGGTAACGTCTGGGGCGATCCGGGTCAGGGCGGCACGACGAGCGGCGCGAACGGCCTGCGTTACGGCTACGGCGTGGGTCTCGCGTGGATTTCGCCGATCGGCCCGCTCAAGCTGAGCCTCGGCTTCCCGCTGCAGAAACACACGGGCGACCAATATCAGAAGTTCCAGTTCCAGATCGGTACGGCCTTCTAAGAGACAGCCCGACGTGAACGAACGGACACTTCCTTCAAATCGACGTGACGTGAGGAACACTTTGCGAACCGGTATGCTTTCGAAACATGCGGCGCTGGCGCTGGCTGTGTCTCTGGTCTTCGGCCTCGGCGCCGTCGCGAAAGCGGACGCTCAGGAAGCGCGCATCGCAGCGGTCAATTCGGACCGCATCCTGCGCGAATCGTCGGCGGCGAAGGCCGCTCAGTCGAAGCTGGAGCAGGAATTCTCCAAGCGCGACAAGGCGCTGCAGGACATGGCGCAGCGGCTCAAGTCGATGTCGGACAATATCGACAAGAACGGCGCCTCGATGTCCGCCACCGACCGCGCCGCGCGTCAACGTGATCTCGCGCAACTCGACGCGGACTTCCAGCGCAAGCAGCGCGAATTCCGCGAAGACCTGAACCAGCGCCGCAACGAGGAACTGGCGGCGGTGCTGGATCGCGCGAACAAGGTCATCAAGCAGATTGCCGAGCAGCAGCACTACGACCTGATCGTGCAGGAAGCGGTGTACGTGAGCCCGCGCATCGACATCACGGATCAGGTGCTGAAGGCGCTGGCGGCGACGAGCCAGAACGGCGGCGCGAGCCCGAACTGACGAGGAGTTTTCATAGGCATGGCATCAGGCATGGCGATCACGCTCGACGAACTGGTCAGGCGCTTTGGCGGCGAGGTGGTCGGCCAGGGCGCGCATCGCGTCGAGGGCCTGGCGCCGCTCGACAAGGCGGGGCCTGCGCAACTCGCGTTTCTCGCGAACCAGAAGTATTTGCCGCAAGTCGAGACGACGCGCGCCGGCGCCGTACTGATTTCCCGCGCGGATCTCGACAAACTGCCCGCGCCGCGCGAAGGCAGTAATTTCATCGTCACGCCGAATCCCTACGCTTACTTCGCCCGCGTCGCGCAGGCGTTTATCGACCTGGCGTCGCCGAGGTCGGTGCCGGGCGTGCATCCGAGCGCGTGGATCGACCCGGCCGCGAAAGTGGCCGCGAGCGCGGTCATCGGCCCGCACGTCACGGTGGAAGCGGGCGCGGTCGTTGGCGAGCGCGTGCGGCTGGACGCCGGCGTGTCCGTCGGTCAGGGCGTCACCCTGGCCGACGACGTGCATCTGTATCCCAATGTCACCGTCTATCATGGCTGCAAGCTCGGCGCGCGCGTGATCGTGCATGCGGGCGCGGTGATCGGCGCGGACGGCTTCGGCTTCGCGCCGGATTTCGTCGGCGAGGGCGAGGCGCGTACGGGGAGCTGGGTGAAGATTCCGCAGGTCGGCGCGGTCGATATCGGCGACGACGTGGAGATCGGCGCGAACACGACCATCGACCGCGGCGCCATGGCCGATACGGTCATCGAAGAATGCGTGAAGATCGACAATCTCGTGCAGATCGGCCATAACTGCCGCATCGGCGCATACACGGTGATCGCGGGCTGCGCGGGCATCGCGGGCAGCACGAACATCGGGCGGCATTGCATGATCGGCGGCGCGGTGGGCATCGCGGGCCACGTGACGCTGGCGGATCATGTGATCGTCACCGCGCAGTCGGGCGTCTCGAAGTCGCTC
The Caballeronia sp. M1242 DNA segment above includes these coding regions:
- a CDS encoding 1-deoxy-D-xylulose-5-phosphate reductoisomerase, translating into MQKRLTLLGSTGSIGDSTLDVVERHPDRFSVYALTAHRNGDKLVAQCLRFQPEVAVVGDAETAARVAAALRAAGSKTEVTYGPDALVDVARAAQCDTVVAAIVGAAGLAPTLAAARAGKRILLANKEALVMSGQIFMDAVRDNGAVLLPVDSEHNAVFQCLPPCADSEARLHGGVSKIILTASGGPFRTREPSTLVDVTPDEACKHPNWAMGRKISVDSATMMNKGLEVIEAHWLFDLPGSRIEVLIHPQSVIHSMVSYADGSVLAQLGNPDMRTPIAHALAFPDRVESGVAPLDLAQIASLTFEKPDFARFPCLALAIDALEAGGIASAALNAANEIAVEAFLARRIGFMSIGGVVERVLSALPNTSAASLDDVLAADASARRLASRFVAELTVSAPGAEPIAH
- the tsf gene encoding translation elongation factor Ts — protein: MAAITASMVAELRAKTDAPMMECKKALTEADGDMARAEELLRVKLGNKASKAASRVTAEGIVVAHVEGGVGALVELNCETDFVAKNDDFMTFGKGIAALVAKSNPADVAALSALPYESNTVDAVRLALVGKIGENLSIRRFVRFETSNKLASYLHGTRIGVLVEFTGADEQVGKDVAMHVAAMKPVSLSSDEVPADLIAKERSIAEQKAAESGKPAEIVAKMVDGSIQKYLKEVSLLNQPFVKNDKQTIEQMLKAANASVQKFALFVVGEGIEKRQDDFAAEVAAQVAAAKQS
- the frr gene encoding ribosome recycling factor, with amino-acid sequence MSVADIKKGVDQKMQRSIEAFKADLAKIRTGRAHTGLLDHIQVDYYGSNVPISQVANMTLVDARTIGVQPWEKKMVAVVEKAIRESDLGLNPATQGDLIRVPMPALTEERRRELTKVVKSEGETAKIAVRNLRRDANEQLKKLVKDKEISEDDERRASDDVQKLTDKFVAEIDKLVQTKEAEIMTV
- a CDS encoding phosphatidate cytidylyltransferase gives rise to the protein MLKTRVITAIVLLAVLVPVTLFAPIGAFGALIGFVVVFAAWEWGRLLKLNGAGPVAYALVAGLALIFSTYLGVAPKALFQMAAIFWVLAGPYALLRKPVLAGGAWRAFLLFAGIIVFVGCWHAVVAARTVGVAFVLSLLLVVWLADIGAYFAGKALGRHKLAPSISPGKTWEGAIGGWAAVMVIGSLAAATGVYAPTVFSAFVGHLGWARALVALTVLVAFSVVGDLFESLLKRQAGVKDSSGLLPGHGGVLDRIDALLPVLPIALLMLG
- the bamA gene encoding outer membrane protein assembly factor BamA; this encodes MFKPHRFVPKSAVAAALAATGMAAHATTPFVVQDIRIEGLQRIEPGSVFAYLPIKQGDTFTDDKASEAIRALYATGFFNDVQIATEGNVVVVQVQERPAISNIEFSGLHEFDKDTITKALRSVGLSQGRSYDKSLLDKAEQELKRQYLTRGYYAAEVTTTVTPVDRNRVSILFSVAEGPSAKIRQINFVGNKAVSSGTLLSEMQLSTPNWFSWYTKSDLYAKEKLTGDLENVRSYYLNHGYLEFSIDSTQVSISPDKKDMYLTIAVHEGEPYKIASVKLAGNLLDREAELNKLITVKPGQLFSAEKLQATTKAIVDKLGQYGYAFAQVNAQPEIDQAHHTVALTLQVDPSRRVYVRRVNIVGNTRTRDEVVRREMRQLESSWFDSSRLALSKDRVNRLGYFTDVDVTTTPVEGTNDQVDVDVKVAEKPTGAITLGAGFSSTDKVVLSAGVSQDNVFGSGTSLSVNVNTAKTYRTLTVTQVDPYFTIDGIKRITDAYYRTYQPLYYSTDSSFKIVTMGADTKFGIPFSEQDTVFFGVGAEQNTMDVDSSTPQSYKNYVAEFGRVVNNFPLTVGWSRDNRDSALVPSRGYYIQSNAEYGTPLGNTTYAKFDAQFQYYYSFARGFVLGFNLQGGYGKGLDGQTFPIFKNYYAGGIGSVRGYSPSSLGPRDATTNDPIGGSRMAVGNIELTFPLPGTGYDRTLRVFTFLDAGNVWGDPGQGGTTSGANGLRYGYGVGLAWISPIGPLKLSLGFPLQKHTGDQYQKFQFQIGTAF
- the rseP gene encoding RIP metalloprotease RseP translates to MNFLTEIVAFVVAIGVLVVVHEFGHYSVARLCGVKVLRFSVGFGKPLVRWVSKKTGVEWTIAALPLGGYVKMLDERETEDSIPSEDLPRAFNRQPVIKRIAIVAAGPVANFLLAIALFSAVFAGGVTEPQAIVSTPAPATAAARAGFEGGEKIVSMRDAQGGQTEPIRSWSDLRWKLLDASFDHRRVVLMAKTHDGTFDFPVNVAGITDADAEQDFMDKLGFTPGGGTLTVAGVEPGSAAQKSGLVAGDRLRAIDGRPVDNATSFIDYVKAHGGKPVTLQIERGAGSDAKRASVQIVPDVKRDAATGKDIGRIGAALANQLPTVDVRYGPLESLRLGVNRTWDISVYSLRMFGRMIVGQASLKNLSGPVTIADYAGKSARLGLTAFVSFLALVSISLGVLNLLPIPVLDGGHLLYYLVEAVTGKAVSDRWQLVLQRAGLVCIVALSMIALFNDLTRLIRF
- the pyrH gene encoding UMP kinase, with the protein product MPTAYKRVLLKLSGEALMGDDAFGINRATIERMVADVAEVVRMGTQLAVVIGGGNIFRGVAGGAAGMDRATADYMGMLATMMNALALQDAMRHAGIEARVQSALRMDQVVEPYIRPRAIRQLEEGKVVIFAAGTGNPFFTTDTAAALRGSEVGAEVVLKATKVDGVYSADPKKDPSATRYSTISFDEAIGRNLQVMDATAFALCRDQKLPIRVFSITKAGALKRIVQGDDEGTLVHV
- the uppS gene encoding polyprenyl diphosphate synthase gives rise to the protein MTYTSSTVRVPDVAAVPRHVAIIMDGNGRWATERRLPRVAGHTRGVDAVRATVESCAKRGVEFVTLFAFSSENWRRPTEEVSFLMRLFVTALEREIGKLHANGIRLRVVGDIAMFDDRIRALIQRAETKTARNTRLTLTIAANYGGRWDIMQATKKLIAQSLEQGTPARVDDESFAEHLAMAYAPEPDLFIRTGGEQRISNFLLWQLAYTEFYFTDTYWPDFDADALDRAIASYGGRERRFGRTSAQLASQSQKADTLSC
- a CDS encoding OmpH family outer membrane protein, whose amino-acid sequence is MLSKHAALALAVSLVFGLGAVAKADAQEARIAAVNSDRILRESSAAKAAQSKLEQEFSKRDKALQDMAQRLKSMSDNIDKNGASMSATDRAARQRDLAQLDADFQRKQREFREDLNQRRNEELAAVLDRANKVIKQIAEQQHYDLIVQEAVYVSPRIDITDQVLKALAATSQNGGASPN
- the lpxD gene encoding UDP-3-O-(3-hydroxymyristoyl)glucosamine N-acyltransferase, whose amino-acid sequence is MAITLDELVRRFGGEVVGQGAHRVEGLAPLDKAGPAQLAFLANQKYLPQVETTRAGAVLISRADLDKLPAPREGSNFIVTPNPYAYFARVAQAFIDLASPRSVPGVHPSAWIDPAAKVAASAVIGPHVTVEAGAVVGERVRLDAGVSVGQGVTLADDVHLYPNVTVYHGCKLGARVIVHAGAVIGADGFGFAPDFVGEGEARTGSWVKIPQVGAVDIGDDVEIGANTTIDRGAMADTVIEECVKIDNLVQIGHNCRIGAYTVIAGCAGIAGSTNIGRHCMIGGAVGIAGHVTLADHVIVTAQSGVSKSLTRPGMYTSAFPAVNHADWNKSAALVRNLDKLRDRIKALESALSQQKAGEQGDEA